The Apium graveolens cultivar Ventura chromosome 3, ASM990537v1, whole genome shotgun sequence sequence CATATCAGCATCTACATTATAAATAGTCAAGCAATCTCCACCAGAGTAACTTATCCTCCGAAACTCCCCACCGTGGTACAATCCAATATTAACGTGTTTTTCTGCCATCCTACACAGAGTTCAAAGAGATGTCAATGGATGACCATTAAACAAAAATATTTCAAATGTATCTCTGCCGAATCCTAGTATGCCATAAACACCTATCTCGAACTAATTGGTAAACACATATTAGATTAAATAATAAATAGCAAAATATTCATGAATTGGCACTCGACACAAATAATCACAGCAAGCAATGCAACAAACACAATTTCGATCAAAAAAAGATATTAAGCATCTACTTCATATcctatatttgtttttattacacGTGTAGGATATTTGCAGCTAACATACAAGattataaaaataagaaaaaatagtTATCATATGCATCTACTGAATCAACTAAATTTCAGTAAGGAGATTTAATCCCAACACTACGAAATATAACAAGGGCATGCTGAACTTACCAAGACAATAAATATAAACTACAAATCAGACGACGATGACAATAAATTTAAACTACAAAGATGGATTTCATTgaataattcatggaagaaatAAATTAAGATATTCAATTACATCTAAATAGTCCAAACACAGAGAAAATACAAAATAAAGTTCACTGTTGTGATTAATTTTAAACTTATAAATGTTTAGCAGTTTGGTTGCTTCATTTATCGGGAATGGGAACTCTTGTTGTGGGGATATCATCTCTGCACCAACTCATTTCATCAACATGAGTTTGAAGTCCACAAACAAATTCAGTCTCACGGAGATCAGTATCATTGACATCTTCATGTGCATCCACGTTTCCATTATCACACCACTCCCTCGGTAGTTTCTTAATTACATAATGTACATTCTTTTCGATTGGATCTTCCACATAAAAAACTTGTTGCACTTGTTTGGCCAGGACATGAGGATCAAATTTATGGCATAACCTATTGAAATTTACTCGAATGTGACCGTGTGGATCTTTTTGTTGTTGGTACCAACGACACTTAAATAGGACAACTGTAAATAATCCCCAGTAATCAAGTTCTATGATATCTTCTATCGATCCGTAGTAGCTGACATCCCCAACTATAGGGTTCTCGTCTCTAGAACTAGAGAAACTAGTTGTTTGTGCAGTCAAATATACACCACTATTTTGTGTTGTGCATCGAGAATCTCTATCACTTGTGTGGAATCGATAGCCATTAACAACATAACCAGTAAACCTTCTAGCTGTTCGATTAGGCCCCAACACAAACACCCCCAAGTCAATGGCTATCGAATTCTGCCGTGTGTCTTCGTGCCCTCTTGTATCTGTTCGTATTTGCGTGGGTGTCCACCAAGGCTTGATGTTCCCTAAAATTATACTAAGTTAAAACAGTGCAGAAAAGAAAAAGTTCTTGAAttatgaattaaaattatttacgTTAGAGCTTATTAAACTTACTCGAGGAGCCTCTCTACTTCTTTGTTACCAGTATTGAACAAAACATAGCGATGACTTGCCTTCCAATCAACATCTTCCAAATGAATAATAGTTCCATCTTTATTCCTTCTCGTTCCGATATGCTATTCAGCTTGTGTTGGCCCTCTTTCGAAAACTGTTGAGCACATGTTGTTTTTTGTTGTTTCATCAGCAGCCAAAAATCTTGAACAAAAGGTTACACATTCTTCGGCTATGTAACCTTCTGCAATAGAACCTTCCGGCTTACTTCTATTACGAACGTATGATTTCAATTTTGCAAGATAACGCTCTATTGGGAACATGTTTCGAAGGTGCTGAGGTCCCCCAAGTCTAACTTCTATAGTTAGATGAACAAGCAAGTGCACCATTATGTCGAAGAAAGCTGATGGAAAAATCATCTCAAATTGGCAAAGTACCTCGACGATTTCAGTTTCCAACTTCTCAAGCTCCTCCAAATCGATAACCTTGCTCCATAGAGCTCTAAGGCAGGCACTCAATTTCATCAAAGGTACTGCAACCTCAGCCTTTGTAGTTTTTTTGATGGCAAACTGTAACAAGTAGtggagtatgaaatgagcatcaTGGCTCTTATACCCCACTACTTTCCTCTCCTTTGTGTGCACATATCGCCCTATATTAGAGGCACAACCGTACGACAGTTTAGTGTTTTTCAACACTGAACAAAAGATCTCCTTCTCTTTGTTCGACAAGTCAAAGATTGGTGCTCGTATTTCATGGTGTGCTCTATCTTCTAATAGAACAGGATGGAGGGGTTTTCTAATTCCCATTTCTTGTAAATCTTTACGAGCGGCAACATGATCTTTTATCTTGCCACTTATATTGAGTAAAGTGCCTAATATGTTATCACAAACATTTTTTTCTATTTGCATGGCGTCAAGGTTATGTCGAAGTGGATTATGCTTCCAATAAGGTAAATCGAAAAAATTGACTTCTTTTTAAAAGGGCCCTCAGTTTTACTCTTTGCCTTTTTCTTCTGCAGGCCGAATTGGTTTACATACCCAGACAACAACTCTTCAATGTCAGGTCCCGTTAAAACTGAAGGACACTGCCCCATTTCAATTGCGCCATTAAACCTTTTAGTATCCATTCTCCACTTGTGTGCAGAAGGAATAAACTTTCGGTAGTTCATATAGCACATTTTATTGCTATGCTTCAAATAAAGTGATGAAGTTTCATAATGGCAGACAGGACACCCTAGTTTACCTTTTGTGCTCCAGCCGGATAACATAGCATATCCCGGAAAATCGCTAATAGTCCATAGCACTCTAGCACGTAAATTAAAATCTTCATCAGCCAAGGCATCATAAGTATTGACGCCGACCTCCCATAATTCTTTTAACTCGGCAAATAAAGGTTGCATGAACACATCAATACTATTTTTTGGTGAATCTGGACCAGATATTAGTGTCGAAAGAATTAGATTTTCTTGTTTCATGCATAGCCAAGGTGGAAGGTTATAATTGACCAATACAATTGGCCAGGTGCTGTGACTTAGGTTCATTGAACGATAGGGGTTGAATCCATCTGAGGCTACTCCTAAACTAACATTCCAATTTTCTAATGAAAAATCAGGATAGTCAGCATCCATCATCTTCCAAGCCTTTGTATCAGCCGGATGTCTTACTTTTCCATCCTGTTGACGTCCCACATCGTGCCATTTCATTAGTTTCGAATATTCCTTGCACATGTATAGCCTCTGCAATCTAGGCTTTAGAGGGAAGTACCTCATCACATTAGCTGGCACTTTGTGTATAACCTGCCCCGGATCACTAGCATCATTGCCTTTTTTTTCTGGTAACACCCACCTAAAAACACCACAATTGTCACATTTTTCTTTGTCTTTATTTTCTCCCCAGTACAACATGCAATTATTTCGGCATGCATGTATTTTTTCATAGTGTAAGCCTAAATCCTTGATCAtattttttgcggaattcaaagACAAAGGTATTTGGGCATCAGGAAATGCGTCTCTTATTAACTCCAGCAATTCCCCAAAGGCAGACTCGGAAATTCCATGAGCACACTTTAAATGATAAAGTTTGATCAGGAAACTTAACCGAGAGAATTTAGTGGATCCGGGGTATAGTGGTTGTTTACCCTCCCTAACATGGCCATAAAACTTTCTAGCCTCTGCATTTGTTAGACTTTCATAGTCATTTTCTAAATCTCGAAACTTTTTACCCGTACAATTGAACATTTCACCTAAAATATCTTCGAAATCCATCCCCGTCCCCGAATCCATGAAGTCAGTACTACCGTCTACTTTGGTATGTGATATCTCGCAAATCCATTTCATATGTAGTGGAGAAGGGCCACTACATATGAGATGATCATAGATAACTGTTTGAGTGTGCCAATAACGGTTGACACATACTTTGCAGGGGCACTTCATTTCTTCTCCTTTAGCATGAATTGGAAATGAATTTTCCAAAAATGCCTTTATCCCTCGTACATATTCTTTACTAGATTTTGGAAATCCTATCCAGCTACTATAATCATCTTCCATTAGTACACTGTATAATATAGCCTGCGAAGTTAAAAGATTATAAGTCTACCTAAAAAAGCCCGTGTAATCCTCTCTGTGCACTATACTGCAGTGATACTAGATAAACTAATAATTTCCTACATCTCATTCCCCATTTTTATCCATGCTTccatttttattaaattttttacttCAATCTACAACTGTAACTTTTAAATAGCACACAGGGAATAAATGTTATAATGTAAAAGATCAATAGTCAAAGACTTGTATATCACATAAAATCAGTTTGAGATTAGATTAATGTCTTAAGTATtcgaataatatatatttatttaattgtaCAAGGAACTAAGGAAGGCCCAGTACTGCTAAGAGACGATAAAAACAAGACACAGTAACCAAATGGCAAACAGAGTTAAGCCTGGCATTTGGACATTAAATAACAAAAAACAGCGAATAAGCAACATAATTTCATCAATTCATCTCGGCACGTAATCACATCAAGAAATGCAATAATCATAATTACAAGAATCTAAAACAATAAAACTCAAACATAACACACATACACTGGACAGAGaggcagagagagagagagagagagaggcagagagagggagagacatagagagagagagaaacagagagatagagagagagacagagagagggGGGGAGATGACCACAAACACATATTACATTCATATTAAACACAAACTCTAAACGTATTACACATATTACACATATTAAACACAGACACATATTAAACATATTAAATAAGTAGGGATAAATAcataaaatcaaaaataaagttcAAGTAGAGGTTACCTTGGTCCAAAATCGAAACCACAAAGCAGCTCTGAACCCTAATTGCTAGCTCCAATCGAAACCCTAAAATTCCGAAACCCTAATTGCACGCCCCAACTCCGTTGCAGAGAACCCGAACCACCAAAATGTTGCTTAGAACCACCTAATTGCTGTTGAATCCACCGAAATGAGAGCGGCTGAGGTGAGGCTGAGGTGAGAGTGCGACTGAGGTGAGGTGCGGCTGAGATGAGAGTTAGGGAGAGTGAGATGGGTGAGAGTTAGGGAGAGTGAGATGGGTGAGAGTTAGGGAGTGTTGGTGAGAGGTGAGTGAGTGAGCGAGGTGGGAGGCTGAGGTGAGTGAGCGAGGTCGAGAGAGAGTGATGTTTCTGAGAGAGAGACAAGGCTAGGGTTTTATTTGTGAAAAATTTTGGGGGGGAATTTAGCCGCCCATATTTTCACTGCACCTTTTGTACGattttcattttatttcatttttttcatttttttcatttttttcgtaaattttagaaaaaacgatattttaatgtcccgatccgaccatgatccgggcattatattttttgattattttttcccaatgttaggaaggcagtttaataacatccgtacggttggatcgtcgagaaaatcgattaaaaaaatcgaacgacgaatatgtgggtcgaaccgttaaatgaaccctattacgatccgaccatgatccgggcattatattttttgattattttttcccaatgttaggaaggcagtttaataacatccgtacggttggatcgtcgagaaaaccgattaaaaaaatcgaacgacgaatatgtgggtcgaaccgttaaatgaaccttatcctgacatatgaaccattttacgatccgaccatgatccgggcattatattttttgattattttttcccaatgttaggaaggcagtttaataacatccgtacggttcgatcgtcgagaaaaccgattaaaaaattGAACGACgaatatgtgggtcgaaccgttaaatgaatcctatcctgacatatgaaccctattacgatccgaccatgatccgggcattatattttttgattattttttcccaatgttaggaaggcagtttaataacatccgtatggttggatcgtcgagaaaaccgattaaaaaaatcgaacgacggatatgtgggtcgaaccgttaaatgaatcatatcctgacatatgaaccctattacgatccgaccatgatccggacattatattttttgattattttttcccaatgttaggaaggcagtttaataacatccgtacggttggatcatcgaaaaaaccgattaaaaaaatcgaacgacggatatgtgggtcgaaccgttaaatgaatcctttcctgacatatgaaccctattacgatccgaccatgatccggtcattatattttttgattattttttcccaatgttaggaagacagtttaataacatccgtacggttggatcgtggagaaaaccgattaaaaaaatcaaaCGACGAATATgtggcccacttctccattatttattaaataattaaataactgGATAAtgtgggcccacatgtggggcccacaagtggagcccacaagtggggcccacttctccattatttatttatttatttatttattatttatttaattatttaaataattatttattaaataattaaataattggataatgtggaGCCCTCATGTgtggcccacaagtggagcccacttctccattatttatttatttaattattatttatttaattatttaaataaatatttattaaataattaaataatcggataatgtggggcccccatgtggggcccacaagtggagtcgacatgtggggcccacttctccattatttatttatttacttattagttatttaattatttaaataactatttattaaataattaaataattggataatgtgggtACCACGTGTGaggcccacaagtggagcccacttctttattatttatttatttaattatttaaataattatttattaaataattaaatatttggataatgtggggcccacaagtggagcccacatgtagggcccacttctccattatttatttatttaaatatttaaataattattgattaaataattaattcattggataatgtggggcccacatgtggggcccacaagtgagCCCCCAAGCggggcccacaagtggagtccacatgtggggcccacttctccattatttatttatttaattttttaaataattatttattaaataattaaataatgtgGAGCTCCCAAGTGGGGCCCACTTCtgcattatttatttatttaattattatttatttaattgtttaaataattatttattaaataattaaataattggataatatggggcccacatggcgggcccacaagtggagcccacatgtagggcccacttctccattatttatttatttaattatttattaaataattggataatgtgagGCCCAAATgggggcccacatgtgggggcccacaagtggagcccacatgttgggcccacttctccattatttatttatttaattattatttatttaattatttaaataattatttattaaataattaaataattggataatgtggggcccacaggTGGTGCCCACAAGTGGAgtccacatgtggggcccacttctccattatttatttatttaattattatttatttaataatttaaataattatttattaaataattaaataattaattatttaatggCGTGGCGGTGCACACGTGGCAGGGTTGAGCAAATGTAACAGTAGCGTTGTAACAGAAAAGCTAACGTAACGCTTTGCTGACGTGGCAGTGCCACGCGGCAGtgtgggcccacatgtggggtcCACTTGTCAGTGTGGGACCCACTTTCTGGAACAAGATttagtggggcccacatgtgggacCCACTTTTGCTGACGTGTACACTGGTGGGGcccaaaaaaataataaataaattaaatattattataatgataAAGCAAAGCGTTACGTCATGTCAGCACTATTGTAACACTAGCTTTCTACTACAACACAAGCCCTCTAACGTAATAGTAACTTCACATGTAAAGTAACGCTATTTCGTTAGTGTACGATAGGTCAAAAAAGTCTGTCTAATGTTACGCAAAACATGCATTACATTAGAAAAGTGTCTTATTTGcccatttatggtgtagtgataTTTTACAGTTTTCACTAAATCATATGGACAACACCTCCTATTTTGGTAGTATAATTGATAATTGATCACTTTTTTATATCTTGTAGATTAAGTTTTAGGTCCCACTCATTTCGAAACTATTTTGGTTGATTTTACATATTGAGATTAATTGTATTTATCGCATAAATAACTTGTTAAGAATGATAGACTTGTTTTGGTTATCATGTTTTTCAGGTTTATTGTGCAAATTAGGCTATTTTGTTTGTTGATCTTGAATTCAATTAAGTAATTAGATATATGTATTAGTTGAGTTTTTTGAATTAGGTTCTTCTAGTATTGTGGTTAATACATTATCTAATAGCACCAAAGACATATGTAAAAATCAAAATATTTGTTGTTAAAATATGTTTAATACATTATTTATAAACCAAAAATTGATGAGAATAGAAATATAAAACAACAAATATTTAATCAAAACCGATGTTATAAAACACCTATAACAACAACTATTTATTGTAATTGATGTTAAACTGTGATTTTCACAGTGGTTCCATATAAATAACCGATGTCCAAATTAACAATTGACATCATAATATTTTAGTTATCGGTGTTTAATATACaaatagacatcggttgtttATCAAGAAACGATGTTAATTCTTCTTAATAGCTTCTGTGTTATTTGTTTAAATAGGCGTAATCATCCTAATATAGCAATTTTGAACTTGCTATATTACTCAATTATGCTACAAAAACATGATTAAGACATCAGAAATCTTCCCAAATCTTTGTCTAAGACTACTTTAGATATCAAGTAAAAcccgatgtctatgtaaaaatacttttaaattcACTCACGAAGAAATCACCCATTTTTTACAAAGACATCGGTTTTTACCCGTTGTCTAAGGCCAAATTTCTAGTAGTGCAATTTCTTTGCCAATCTCTTTTTCTCCCCTTACTGCACTCTCTGTCACTCTACATCTCTCTATTTCTCTTCAATCTTACCCTCGTTGCTCTCTGTTAaaatctctctctttctctccctctctccctctctttccCTTTGTTTCTCTCCCTCTATATATATGGAAACATGTATAGATTTTCTGCGTACCCTAAACAGAATCAACTTTTCTTTTAACTAGAAAAAGACTGGAGTTTGCATAGCCTAGACTATGAGGCCTACAACTTGGACAATAAATAAACTCGCATACCTTGTTATGAGACTATAAACCTCATTAGTCTATTATCCCTCAACAGATCTAGCTACTGATACTAGCCTTTCTTTCATCACTTTCTCTATGTATCGATCGAAAGGCAGGGCGGCACATCCCCCAAATAatcattttttcttaattttatttTTCCAATTTATTTGTAGCGATTGTTTGAAGGTCCTTTAAAATTTAATTAGCGTTTTAAGCCGTTAGCTTTtaattttgttgattttggtgTTTTAATACTTATTATTAGTGATGTATATGTTGTGTTTGAATGTAAGTATAATCTTTCTAGGTAATATGGTAGTTTTTAATTAAGGTTCTTTTTTGATATATATTTTTAGCTATGATTATTACTATATTATCTCTGAAGTCTGACTGTCTCGGAAGCTTCTGCCTCACATTCGACGTTGAAGTTTTAAGTTAGAGCAAGTAAagttaaaaagaaaaaaaggttTAATTTACGTTGAAGAAGAAAAAATGCAAAATATTGCTAGATAAAGACCCTTTACCTCCTTCCAATGTAGTTTTTTGTAATCCCTCTGTTTTCAAGTATATGTATGATTGTTAGTGGGTTACATAACGTATATACTTTAGATGCATAAGAAAATGTTATAATTGTAGTTGTATGTATGTTTCATTTTTAGCGTGCTATTATTtgaaattaaatataatattgACCTGATTTGCATTGAGTGTAGTTGTGTAGGTGTTAGAGTTGTGTTTTTTAGTTTCATTTCATATGTGATAGTTTTTATTTCATAAACTTTTTTTATGTTTTGTTGTTTAATTTTAGGGTATGCAGTATGAGTTACCGGTTGACAAATATAAGGGTTTAAAAGTTGTTTGTGCAAACAAATATAATCCGATATGATTACTGAATTGTGGAACATTCTTTCTGTTTAGCAACTTTGTGATTTAGTAAATCATGTTCTGGTCAGTTAATGAACTTGTCTAACTTTAAAGTATTTCATAATCAGATTATTCATAATTCAATAGTTAGGAAATTTACAACCAAATGGTGATGAGCTATGGACTGGTGGTGTTGATGTGAAATTGAAGTTCGGTATAACGGAGTTTGCCACTATACCCAGACTTAGGTGTGTTGGCAATCCTGACAAGAATAGTTGTTTGAAGGTGGATAACAGGTTTTTTAAGAGTTACTTTGATGGTGTGAATCCAATCTTTAGAAGCATTGTTAAGGATGTTTTTTTGCTAAAAAAATGAAAGAATGACGTAGATGTTGTGAAGATGGCACTACTGTATTTTCTTTATCATATTATGGTGACGTCTACGATAAATACTCAAATCACTAACGGTGATCTTTATATCTTGGGTTATGATATTTGTTTTTGTAATTGATAATGAAGATCCCAATGATTATGTGCAAAATATGAAACCGAAGAAAAAAAAAGGTATCTCAAGTATCGTACCAAAGAAGAAGATGGCTACAGGTTCGAAGAAGAATAAATCGATTGAAGATATTATTAAGATATtgtaatttaaaatttttatgtgGTCCTTTTTATTTATAATATGCTAAAACATTAATATATTGTTACATTTATATTATGAACTTGTAAGAAGTGTATAAGAAGCTTTAATATATTATAACAACACTATTTTAAAGTTTATGTATGTTTAATGTTTTATTGGATCTAAGTAGCTTTTTATGTTAGAATTTTTTGTATTTTAGTTAAAGTGTTTTACTTCAGTATTATTTGATTTCAATGTTAATGAATTTAGGTTTTTATTGATATTTTATGTTATAGTTGAGGTTGTAAAATTGTTTAACAATGACTAAAAATTGTTTGCATAGAGTGTTTGTTATAATTTCAAAGTTTCATAAAGAGTTGCATAAATTAATTTAAGTTGCATATGTGTTGGTCGAGGTTGTAATTTGGGTTGTATTAATTGTCTATAATAATGAATAGTATCccatttttttttatcttttggGAGTTTCAGGGTTTATGATTTTGAAGTTTATGCTCTTTAGGATTAGTGTTTTAGTTAGATTTTCGGGTTAGATTTTAGGGATTATTATTGCATAATGATTTTCGTAATAAGTTACAAAGCTTTAATAATTTTATAAGTTTTATTACGGGTTGTATACATGTCCTTTTAGGGGTTTGGGTTTATGTTGAATATATTTTTGTATCATTGTATGACTTTATAATTTATTGTATAAATGGTATTAAGTTTCATAATTGTATAATTGATTTCAAGTTAAAAGAGGAATTTAATATATTTGTTTCATAATGAGTTGGTTAAAGAGTTAAATTAAAGGGAAAATGAATTTTTTACTTATTGTGTGTTCAGAAACTTACCACTCAACTATAATTTTTTTGTTTtactcactaatgttaggttcagatattttttagtcactaacgttaggttcagatttgattattagtattttgtcaattttctatagcattattaaaatatagtgatAACTAGTACAAAAAGTGTCATATATGTCTTCTATGAAAGCTTATATATGTTTGAGTTTGCTAGATGCATATGGAGGAGTCGTATAATGTCTGAATTATATACATATGTTATAGGAAGGACTTGTATTATTTTGAACATTTTGTCAGAACAgatgtatatatattataaacAGACGCATAAAACCGGTTCATATACGTCTGTTACTTTTTAGGTAGGGTACTAAACTCAAAACCAAAATTATTAGGAAGAGGCATCCCAATCCGTACTAAAATTATTggaaaataaaaattaaaaaattaaatataatcaaattaaaaactgatcataaagtactaaaaatattaaaaaattacatATCAATATTTTACAAATGACACTTTCAAAAACCCAATGAAATCACTAATCATAGCTCCTTCATACAACTCTTACCGACCCAAAAACATAACTATAAACCCATTCATTCTAATAATATTGTaaaacaagtatatatataaacacacaAATAGAATAATGTTGTAATAATGTGAATTTGGTATTAAATCAAAAAACTCTCACAAGTTATTTTTCTTACAAACAGTTTTATAACTTATCTTTAAGATATAGACATatcaaaaaattttaaaatattatagactaccacaatatttttaaaatgctaCAAAAAATTGACATAATGCTAATAATCAAATTCGAACCTAACATTAGTGACTAAAAACCAATATgaacctaacattagtgagtagaagaaaaaaaataatagttGAATGGTAAGTTCCTAAAAACATGATAAGTTGGGTGACGAAAAAATCTATTTTCCCTAAATTAAATTATAATGGTTTTGGGTTAACGGTTTATTAGGGTTTAGGGTTGCATAATAAGttacataatttttatttttatttatttatttgtataATATGGTGTAGGTTTAAGTTGCCAAAGTTTTTGGTAAAATTGCATATATATGAGTTTAATTTATTAGTTTTATAATGGGATGCAGAAAGAGTTAtaattcataatatttttcatgttcGTGCATATCTTATCAATTTTAGTTTTTTAGATAAATGATTTGTATAAGGTGTTTCATAACGTGGGTTAAAATATTAGATGCATATTATGGTTAGATTTAGAATTTAATATAGGGTTGCATGAAAGGTTTGAAATTGGACTTTGAGTTTATGTTGAGATGACATTTAGGATAATGTTGCATAACAGATTGTATAACTAACATCATAGCGCGTGCGAGGCACTGGATGTTTTAGCAATATATCAGAATTCGGCGTATAAAAAGTTCaaacttttaatttttttaagattGATAAATGAAGTATAACCcctaataatttaattaaaatgtataaaaaaaataaaactgTAGATAGTTTACGTTCATCGAATATTTAGATTCTAAATTGATGATTTAATGTGTTACAGTTCTTATTGTACGTGATCTCAAAGTCAAATAAGTTGTTGTATATTATAATTTGCGTAGTTCATATATATGAGTGTCAGGTGATGAAAACTTGTTGTATATGACGTAGAAGATGTCTCAGCTTAA is a genomic window containing:
- the LOC141714206 gene encoding uncharacterized protein LOC141714206 yields the protein MEDDYSSWIGFPKSSKEYVRGIKAFLENSFPIHAKGEEMKCPCKVCVNRYWHTQTVIYDHLICSGPSPLHMKWICEISHTKVDGSTDFMDSGTGMDFEDILGEMFNCTGKKFRDLENDYESLTNAEARKFYGHVREGKQPLYPGSTKFSRLSFLIKLYHLKCAHGISESAFGELLELIRDAFPDAQIPLSLNSAKNMIKDLGLHYEKIHACRNNCMLYWGENKDKEKCDNCGVFRWVLPEKKGNDASDPGQVIHKVPANVMRYFPLKPRLQRLYMCKEYSKLMKWHDVGRQQDGKVRHPADTKAWKMMDADYPDFSLENWNVSLGVASDGFNPYRSMNLSHSTWPIVLVNYNLPPWLCMKQENLILSTLISGPDSPKNSIDVFMQPLFAELKELWEVGVNTYDALADEDFNLRARVLWTISDFPGYAMLSGWSTKGKLGCPVCHYETSSLYLKHSNKMCYMNYRKFIPSAHKWRMDTKRFNGAIEMGQCPSVLTGPDIEELLSGYVNQFGLQKKKAKSKTEGPFKKKSIFSIYLIGSIIHFDITLTPCK